CTAACAGGCTAATCATAGAGTTTGAGCTGCAGACCACAGTAGAGTCAGGCCTGGTGTTCTACATGCCGAGGATCAACCACGCTGACTTCGCCACCATTCAGGTGAAGAAGGGCATGGCCCACCTCGGCTACGACCTGGGCCACGGCAACACCTCCGTCAGCGTGCCACGCATCATCAACGACGGACACTGGCACAAGTTCTGGGATCACCTAATGTACCTCTCGAGCCAGCCGGGGAAACAATCATAATAGTAATTTAGCATGGTGTACAGTCTGTTGGCAGTTACCATCAGTTCTATTTCACTGTCTGAGTGAGTTTAGATAGTGAGAGCATACAGCTAAATACTGTGTCACAATGACACAACTACAAAACCACATTTTCTATTTGACTAGTTCATTGACCAAAACAGGAGGCAAACAAAGTAATCAGGAACTACAACTCTTTATTTCCATCATGTATTAAAGATATGTATTGTTATTGTCCTTATTTACCCCTGAATCTTTCCCTTTCTGCTGTCTCAGATCcgggtggggagagagaaacTGAGAGGTGTACTGGTGATAGACAACTGCTACTCCAAGCACACCACCAGCCCCAAGAGGGCTGACATCCTGGATGTGGTTGGCATGCTGTACATAGGTGGCCTACCTGTCAACTACACTACCAAGAGGATCGGACCAGTACGTTCATACGCGCTTCCTCACATTTAATATGTAGGAAGTAAAACACAAAGCCTTATACACTGTGTTACTGTAAttgtatgtattcacatatgatcAGTTGAAAGGGTTGATGTTGGAAGTAATCATTTACAATTTATGGGATAGATTCAACTGTAAATTAAACTTCTCAGTGTAAAGTCATATGTTATAGCATAGTTAAAGGTGTGTTGTGTTCTTCTAGGTCTTGTATAGTATCAATGGCTGCATCAGGAACTTTAAGATGCTGGGTATTGTGTTGGACATGGACACGCCCACCTCCAGCCACCAAGCGGGCAGCTGTTTCATCAGCACTGAGAAGGGAACCTACTTCGATGGCACTGAATATGTTAAAGCAGGTATAGTTCTAAGTTTTGAGTGTCAGAACGTAACTATAGGAAGAACTCCAGGCCGTAGTAACATAACTATAAGATCCTGGGGTTTTCCTGACCaggctatagtaacataactataaGGTGCTGGGGTTTTCCTGACCtggctatagtaacataactataagatcctggtcaggaaaaactcctgaccCCACAATGCAATATATCCTATCAATCACAAAATATAATAACTCCTCGTACACCAAAGTTTCACAGATCTAAGTTTTatgacagtataatgactccttgtcaaaataaaagtgaaataaaaatagataACTTAATATTCAATCTCATGGGATTTGTTGTATCAGTTCTGACTGTCCCCTGTATCTCCCTTCCTCTGGTCCAGTGGGTTCCTACAGGGTGGGTCTGGACGTGTCTCTGGAGCTGGAGTTCCGTATGCCCTGGAGCAACGGGGTTCCGCTGGCGGTCAGCAGCCAGGTGGACACCAAGATGGAGGGCCTGGGCATCGTACTGCACGGCGGAAAggtacacacaaacatgcactacaatacaatacaataaaatgCAATGCTATACAATCCAGCTTTGTTGTCCCACATACATTTCATTCTAACCAGACTATACACTCTCTTCTGTAAGCCTAACAACAatcatgagtgtgcaaagctattgTACTGTATAAATTCAATAACGGGTTTCAAGAAAATCATGGTTGTTCATAAATAACAGTCATGTTTTGTGACAAACTGCCTATTGGACAAGTCAGGTGTATTCTGAGTAAAGTATGTCTTCTCCCTTTCCTAGCTGCTGTTCCACATGGACAACTGGGTGGGCCGGTTCACAGCCGAGTACCAGCCTGAAGCAGAGGCAGGCCTCTGTGACGGTCAGTGGCACTCAGTCACTGCCCACAAGCTCCACCATAGGCTGGAGATCATTGTGGATGGCAGgaaggaggaagcagagagcccCAACACCAGGTCCAACACCGCTGACATCTGGGACAGGTACATGATACGACAGCACTCACCAAGCATATCACCCCTGGGACGTGTTCAGTAGAGGCACCTGGGACATGTTCAGTAGAGGCACCTGGGACATGTTCAGTAGAGGCACCTGGGACATGTTCAGTAGAGGCACCTGGGACATGTTCAGTAGAGGCACCTGGGACATGTTCAGTAGAGGCACCTGGGACATGGTCAGTAGAGGCACCTGGGACATGGTCAGTAGAGGCACC
The window above is part of the Salmo salar chromosome ssa15, Ssal_v3.1, whole genome shotgun sequence genome. Proteins encoded here:
- the LOC123723871 gene encoding laminin subunit alpha-2-like, yielding MLYIGGLPVNYTTKRIGPVLYSINGCIRNFKMLGIVLDMDTPTSSHQAGSCFISTEKGTYFDGTEYVKAVGSYRVGLDVSLELEFRMPWSNGVPLAVSSQVDTKMEGLGIVLHGGKLLFHMDNWVGRFTAEYQPEAEAGLCDGQWHSVTAHKLHHRLEIIVDGRKEEAESPNTRSNTADIWDRGAQAVWPDYQHFIQRLHAQPEDNIGIQSVGGSIQQGPGVEGGSTPHLPSQCSLNTDYQSLSLPDVQQQHQNTWKHNLQDCNFFLILDQRANQLYTKGLDSFLECEVYNTSEWNL